A portion of the Paucilactobacillus hokkaidonensis JCM 18461 genome contains these proteins:
- the rplC gene encoding 50S ribosomal protein L3 produces the protein MTKGILGKKVGMTQVFTESGELVPVTVVDVTPNVVLQVKTLENDGYDAVQLGFDDKREVLSNKPEQGHVAKAKATPKRFISEIRDARLGEDTKVGDEVKADLFAADEAVDVTGTTKGHGYQGNIHKDGQSRGPMSHGSRYHRRPGSLGAIINRVFKGKPLPGRMGGNTVTMQNLKIVRVDTDNNVLLIKGNVPGANKSYVTVQNSVKANTKKNLSKQKNKA, from the coding sequence TTTTACCGAATCTGGTGAATTAGTCCCTGTCACTGTTGTTGACGTTACTCCCAACGTTGTTTTACAAGTTAAAACACTTGAAAATGATGGTTACGATGCTGTTCAATTAGGCTTCGATGACAAACGTGAAGTGCTCAGCAACAAGCCCGAACAAGGTCATGTAGCAAAAGCAAAAGCTACTCCTAAGCGCTTCATCAGTGAAATTCGTGATGCGCGATTAGGAGAAGATACAAAAGTCGGTGACGAAGTTAAAGCAGATTTATTTGCAGCTGATGAAGCTGTCGACGTCACAGGTACGACTAAGGGACATGGTTATCAAGGTAACATCCATAAGGATGGACAAAGCCGCGGTCCTATGTCTCATGGTTCTCGTTATCACCGTCGCCCAGGTTCACTTGGTGCAATTATTAACCGAGTGTTCAAGGGTAAGCCACTTCCAGGACGTATGGGTGGCAACACAGTTACAATGCAGAATTTAAAAATTGTCCGTGTTGATACAGACAACAATGTTTTATTGATTAAGGGAAATGTTCCTGGCGCCAACAAATCATATGTGACTGTTCAAAACTCGGTTAAAGCAAACACAAAGAAAAATCTTAGCAAACAAAAAAATAAAGCTTAA